The window AAGGGGGAGATTTGTTCTCCAGAAGTATCAGGACCGTCAAAGGGTGGTGGAGAGCAGTTTTAATAGATATTTGAGTAGATTAAGTTCCAGGGATGCCCGCACTATCAATGAATTCCTGCAGCAGTACGATTCAATCCTGGATATATAGACTGGATAGTCAGATTTATTCTAAAAGTGTATAGCAGTTATACGCTATACTTTTTCATATCGTTCTACAACATCTTTCAAATGCTTTCTGATGGGAATTCCCTGGGGACAGAGAGTTTCACAGCGGCCGCATTCGTTGCAGTTAGATGCTCTCTGATCTGTACTTAGAAAACCGGTTGTCCAGAATTTAGCCTTGTCAAAATCATCAAAAAGAGCTTCATGGTTATAGGCCCAGAAGATTTCGGGGATATATACTCCCTGGGGACAGGGCATACAGTAACGGCAGTTTGTACAGTCTACCCTGATCTTACTATGGAAATAGTCTTTGGCCTGGGCAACTATTCCTTCCTCTTTCTTACTTAATGAACCGGCAGATGCATCAGAGGCGGTGCGGACATTTTCATCCATCTGTTCCATGGTAGTCATACCGCTGAGGATCAATCCCACTTCATTATGATTCCAGAGATATCTGAGTGCCCATTCAGCTGCTGTTCTTTTTGTTTCTGACTGGTCCCAGATAGACTGAAGTTCATCGGGCATTTCAGTCTTGGCCAGCATACCGCCGCGCAGGGGCTCCATGATAATAATTCCCATACCCTTGGCAGCAGCGTAGCGCATCCCTTCCAGACCTGCCTGATAGTTTTCATCAAGATAATTCAGCTGAATCTGACAGAAGTCCCAGTCATAGTCATCAACGATCTCTTTAAACAGTTCGATATTGTCATGAAAAGAGAATCCGACGTGTTTGATCTTTCCATCTTTTTTAGCATTGTCCAGAAAGTCTTTATAATCTTCTTTTTTATAAATATCCCAGTATGCTTCACTGATGGTGTGGAGAAGGTAGAAGTCAATTCTCTCCTCTTCAAGACGTTCCAGCTGCTTATTCAGATAATGATCCATATCAGCTCTGGTCTTGATAAGCCAGCTGGGGAGTTTAGTGGCAATATTCACTTTCTCCCGGTAGCCGTCTTTCATGACTTTTGCACAGAGGGCTTCACTGTTCTCTCCATGATAGGACCATGCAGTATCAAGGTAGTTTACTCCCTGATCTATGGCAGCTCTGATCATGGGAATAGCTTTTTCTTCATCTATTCTATTAACATCACCATCGATTACGGGAAGGCGCATGGCACCGAATCCTAAAATACTGAGTTCTTCTCCGGTTTTTCCAAACGGGCGGTATAACATATATTCCTCCGGGATTATTTCATAGAATTATTATGCCCTTAAAATAGAGACAGGTATAGAACCACTTAGTTAATTTCTCAAAGATCCAATTGATGCCATGGGTATTTTAATCAGTATGAACAGCATCCACCATAGCAAGTACATTTTCTATACTCACATTGGGCAGCAGAGCTTCATGACTGGGAGATACGATATAACGTTCTCCAAAAACTTTTTTAAGCCTGAGTACCTCAGATTTTACCTTTTCAGGGGATTCAAAAGGCAATAACTGCTGTGTATCTACGCCACCGAAAAAGACCAGATCATCCTTATATTCCTTTGCAAGAGATTCTGCATCCATTCCAACGGCATTGGCCTGAAGAGGATGAAGTCCATCTATTCCGCAGTCCAGCAGGCTGGGGATTATTCGGGAAATGGCTCCGCATGAATGGGTTAGAACTGGCAGGTCCTGTTCTTTAATTGTTGAAATAATCTTTCGGTAGTAGGGGAATATAAAAGTTTCAAAACATTCCGGACTGATCAGCAGATCTCTCTGGCTTCCAAAGTCATTTCCAAAAAAACCAGCACTCATCTTCTCTTTTACAAGGGATAGACATCTTTTATTAGCCTTG is drawn from Oceanispirochaeta sp. M1 and contains these coding sequences:
- a CDS encoding uroporphyrinogen decarboxylase family protein; the protein is MWDFYNGKERTHLTEPGVFAECEDVKEVEAFDWPNPDYLDFTNFQAEVDAAIDEDKAVIGGMWMPFFHVVSDFFGMDNYFIKMYTDPDVVQAVTEKVVDFYLKANKRCLSLVKEKMSAGFFGNDFGSQRDLLISPECFETFIFPYYRKIISTIKEQDLPVLTHSCGAISRIIPSLLDCGIDGLHPLQANAVGMDAESLAKEYKDDLVFFGGVDTQQLLPFESPEKVKSEVLRLKKVFGERYIVSPSHEALLPNVSIENVLAMVDAVHTD
- a CDS encoding aldo/keto reductase; protein product: MLYRPFGKTGEELSILGFGAMRLPVIDGDVNRIDEEKAIPMIRAAIDQGVNYLDTAWSYHGENSEALCAKVMKDGYREKVNIATKLPSWLIKTRADMDHYLNKQLERLEEERIDFYLLHTISEAYWDIYKKEDYKDFLDNAKKDGKIKHVGFSFHDNIELFKEIVDDYDWDFCQIQLNYLDENYQAGLEGMRYAAAKGMGIIIMEPLRGGMLAKTEMPDELQSIWDQSETKRTAAEWALRYLWNHNEVGLILSGMTTMEQMDENVRTASDASAGSLSKKEEGIVAQAKDYFHSKIRVDCTNCRYCMPCPQGVYIPEIFWAYNHEALFDDFDKAKFWTTGFLSTDQRASNCNECGRCETLCPQGIPIRKHLKDVVERYEKV